A window of Oligoflexus sp. contains these coding sequences:
- the sucC gene encoding ADP-forming succinate--CoA ligase subunit beta, with amino-acid sequence MNIHEYQAKILFKQNGVPVPDGYLATNPTEAEFAMRRLGTEVAVVKAQVHAGGRGKAGGVKLAKSPEECRKITEAMIGMNLITHQAPEGKKVHKVYIEAGSKIVKEYYLALFLDRESAGIGIMFSTEGGMDIEEVAAKTPEKIVTVIVDPTIGLQGHHIRSLCWGMKLPEAEQKELTPIVKNLYKMFIKYDYSMLEINPLIVNDQGKMFALDGKMNFDDNALYRQKEVELFRDYMEEDEREVTASKFGLSYIGLDGNIGCLVNGAGLAMATMDIVKHYGGKPANFLDVGGGASQETVTNAFRILFSDANVKGLFVNIFGGIMRCDVIANGIVAAAKELGLRVPMVVRLEGTNVEQGKEILKKSGLNLYAASDMADGAKKIVELVK; translated from the coding sequence ATGAACATCCACGAATACCAGGCAAAAATACTCTTCAAGCAAAATGGTGTGCCCGTTCCTGACGGATACCTGGCCACCAATCCCACTGAAGCAGAATTTGCCATGCGCCGTCTCGGAACTGAAGTTGCCGTTGTTAAAGCCCAGGTACATGCGGGCGGACGCGGCAAAGCTGGTGGCGTCAAGCTCGCCAAGAGCCCCGAGGAATGCCGTAAGATTACAGAAGCCATGATCGGCATGAACCTGATCACGCATCAGGCTCCCGAGGGCAAAAAGGTCCACAAGGTCTACATCGAGGCCGGAAGCAAGATCGTAAAAGAATACTATCTCGCTCTCTTTTTGGACCGCGAAAGTGCAGGCATCGGCATCATGTTCTCGACCGAAGGCGGTATGGACATCGAGGAAGTCGCCGCGAAAACCCCGGAAAAAATTGTGACCGTCATCGTCGATCCAACCATCGGCCTGCAGGGTCACCACATCCGCTCGCTCTGCTGGGGCATGAAATTGCCGGAAGCCGAGCAGAAGGAACTGACCCCGATCGTCAAGAATCTCTACAAGATGTTCATCAAGTACGATTACTCGATGCTCGAGATCAACCCTTTGATCGTCAACGATCAGGGCAAGATGTTCGCACTCGACGGTAAAATGAACTTCGATGACAACGCTCTTTATCGCCAGAAAGAGGTCGAACTCTTCCGCGACTACATGGAAGAGGACGAGCGCGAAGTCACCGCTTCGAAATTCGGCCTGAGCTACATCGGCCTCGACGGCAACATCGGCTGCCTCGTCAACGGCGCCGGCCTTGCGATGGCGACGATGGACATCGTGAAGCACTACGGCGGCAAGCCTGCCAACTTCCTTGACGTCGGCGGCGGCGCGTCCCAGGAAACCGTGACCAACGCCTTCCGCATCCTTTTCTCGGATGCGAACGTCAAAGGTCTTTTCGTGAACATCTTCGGCGGCATCATGCGCTGTGATGTGATCGCCAATGGTATCGTGGCAGCGGCCAAGGAACTCGGACTGCGCGTTCCCATGGTTGTGCGCCTCGAAGGAACCAACGTGGAGCAGGGCAAAGAGATTCTGAAGAAATCCGGCCTGAACCTTTACGCCGCCAGCGACATGGCCGATGGCGCGAAGAAAATCGTCGAACTTGTGAAGTAA
- the sucD gene encoding succinate--CoA ligase subunit alpha, with the protein MSILVDKNTRVITQGITGKSGEFHTRLSHEYAPRFVGGVTPGKGGQKGVSDLPIFNTVHEAREKAGANASMIFVPPPYAADAILEAIDAEIELIICITEGIPVLDMVPVKKALERSKSRLIGPNCPGVITPGQCKIGIMPGHIHKVGSAGIVSKSGTLTYESVGQTTAMGIGQSSCVGIGGDPIIGTNFIDVLELFEKDPQTEGIVLIGEIGGDAEIKAAKFIKENIKKPVAAFIAGQTAPKGKRMGHAGAIISGGSGTAAEKMAALEEAGVVVAKSPADIGVSLKTALERKRR; encoded by the coding sequence GTGTCTATTCTTGTCGATAAAAATACCCGCGTCATCACTCAGGGGATCACCGGCAAGTCTGGTGAATTCCACACCCGTCTTTCTCACGAATACGCGCCCCGCTTCGTCGGTGGCGTGACTCCAGGCAAAGGCGGACAAAAAGGTGTGAGCGATCTGCCCATCTTCAACACCGTCCATGAAGCCCGTGAAAAAGCCGGCGCCAACGCGTCGATGATCTTCGTTCCGCCCCCTTACGCGGCGGATGCGATCCTGGAAGCGATCGATGCTGAAATCGAACTCATCATCTGTATCACCGAAGGCATTCCCGTTTTGGATATGGTTCCTGTGAAAAAAGCCCTGGAACGCTCCAAATCGCGCCTGATCGGTCCCAACTGCCCCGGCGTGATCACACCCGGCCAGTGCAAAATCGGGATCATGCCCGGCCACATCCACAAAGTGGGTTCGGCTGGCATCGTTTCGAAATCGGGAACACTGACCTATGAATCCGTGGGTCAAACCACAGCCATGGGCATCGGTCAAAGCTCGTGCGTCGGCATCGGCGGTGACCCCATCATCGGCACCAACTTCATCGACGTCCTTGAACTCTTTGAAAAAGATCCCCAGACCGAAGGCATCGTACTGATCGGTGAAATCGGCGGTGACGCGGAAATCAAAGCCGCGAAATTCATCAAAGAGAACATCAAAAAACCAGTCGCTGCTTTCATCGCGGGTCAAACCGCACCCAAAGGCAAGCGCATGGGCCACGCAGGCGCGATTATTTCGGGCGGCAGTGGCACAGCTGCCGAGAAAATGGCCGCTTTGGAAGAAGCCGGCGTCGTGGTTGCGAAGAGTCCAGCGGATATCGGCGTGTCGCTGAAAACCGCTCTGGAGAGAAAACGGAGATAA
- the murB gene encoding UDP-N-acetylmuramate dehydrogenase, translating to MKLRDLAYYRTGGRCHALYEPKSIDDLSRIVKALHATQQKYFVLGGGTNSLVLDEDWPGAVIAFRRMKKIEVQGHRIYAEAGADNTDVAKAALEAKLDGVAWMHRLPGQIGGTVRMNARCYGGEISQVAKEVHTVLPDGTIRVYSAAEGIFRGYKDTLFMDNGAIVAAAVLELQDGVRGSIETRMQFYEQDRVKKGQFLYPTCGCVFKNDYKVGVPSGMLLDKAGAHKLSRPEVALNPQHANFVYNKGTGSRDILELTLAMRELVYREYGVWMEYEMEILGDLPSDLKARVEEKRPAQPQMEKLEPLRALFQKKQTSGS from the coding sequence TTGAAACTAAGGGATCTGGCCTATTACCGCACCGGCGGCCGTTGCCATGCGCTTTATGAACCCAAGTCCATCGACGATCTGAGCCGCATCGTGAAGGCCCTCCATGCAACGCAGCAGAAGTACTTCGTGCTGGGTGGCGGTACCAATTCGCTGGTTCTGGATGAGGACTGGCCAGGAGCCGTGATTGCATTCCGACGGATGAAAAAAATTGAAGTCCAGGGCCATCGCATCTATGCCGAGGCTGGCGCTGACAACACGGATGTGGCCAAGGCGGCCCTTGAAGCAAAACTGGACGGCGTGGCCTGGATGCATCGCCTGCCCGGACAGATCGGTGGTACCGTGCGCATGAATGCGCGCTGCTACGGCGGCGAAATCAGCCAGGTGGCGAAGGAAGTGCACACCGTCCTGCCCGATGGCACCATTCGCGTTTATTCCGCCGCTGAAGGCATCTTCCGCGGATATAAGGATACGCTCTTCATGGATAACGGAGCCATCGTGGCCGCCGCGGTTTTGGAATTGCAGGACGGCGTGCGCGGTTCGATTGAAACCCGCATGCAGTTCTACGAGCAGGATCGGGTGAAAAAGGGGCAATTCCTTTATCCCACCTGCGGCTGTGTCTTTAAAAACGATTATAAGGTTGGCGTTCCCAGCGGCATGCTGCTCGACAAGGCAGGAGCCCATAAGCTCAGCCGCCCCGAAGTGGCCCTGAATCCCCAGCACGCGAATTTCGTCTATAACAAAGGTACCGGCAGCCGCGATATCCTCGAATTGACTCTGGCCATGCGCGAGCTCGTCTATCGCGAATATGGGGTCTGGATGGAATATGAGATGGAAATACTCGGCGATTTGCCATCGGATCTGAAAGCGCGGGTGGAAGAGAAAAGACCGGCCCAGCCGCAGATGGAAAAATTGGAGCCCCTGAGGGCCCTCTTTCAAAAGAAACAGACCTCCGGCAGCTGA
- a CDS encoding O-acetyl-ADP-ribose deacetylase: MLGLRHYRGTAVDLFQGDITSFVCDAMVNAANSSLRGGGGVDGAIHRVGGPSILEECERIGRCETGQAVITTAGRLPAKHVIHTVGPIWRGGKEREAELLQSAYRNSLHLAAESKLLHVAIPSISTGIYGYPVTDAAIVAMESIRLFCDAKPKALRRVTMVLFDSDTYKAYQKALFTTFPEAEGDEP; encoded by the coding sequence ATGTTGGGCCTGCGTCATTACCGGGGAACTGCCGTCGATCTCTTCCAAGGGGATATCACCAGCTTCGTCTGCGATGCGATGGTGAATGCCGCAAACTCGTCCTTACGGGGCGGCGGCGGTGTGGACGGAGCGATTCACCGGGTCGGTGGGCCCAGCATTCTGGAAGAATGTGAAAGGATCGGACGTTGTGAAACGGGTCAAGCCGTGATCACAACGGCCGGTCGTCTGCCTGCGAAACATGTGATTCATACTGTGGGCCCGATCTGGCGAGGCGGCAAGGAACGGGAAGCCGAACTCCTGCAGTCCGCGTATCGAAACAGTCTGCATTTGGCAGCTGAATCGAAATTGCTTCATGTCGCAATTCCATCAATCAGTACTGGAATATATGGTTATCCCGTGACGGATGCGGCTATTGTTGCCATGGAAAGCATCAGGTTATTCTGCGATGCAAAGCCCAAAGCTCTGCGCCGGGTGACGATGGTCCTCTTCGACAGCGACACCTACAAAGCCTATCAAAAAGCTCTCTTCACCACCTTTCCCGAAGCCGAGGGAGATGAGCCTTGA
- a CDS encoding response regulator — MTETMGDQPRIVLIDDDPVYGAVIGRWAKIEGVELDVFHSLDDLGFVGLLAQYDVAIVDYDLGEINGKDVADYMTTLFGNKPMIMISGVDRSQEMMQCPSCVKAFMKKSAGYEKILNTALSIRRKGRMENY; from the coding sequence ATGACTGAGACGATGGGAGATCAGCCACGCATTGTACTGATTGATGATGACCCTGTTTATGGAGCCGTAATCGGCCGTTGGGCAAAGATTGAAGGAGTGGAGCTGGATGTCTTTCATTCCCTGGATGATCTTGGATTTGTCGGTCTTCTGGCCCAGTATGATGTTGCAATCGTGGATTATGATTTGGGCGAGATCAATGGCAAGGATGTGGCCGATTACATGACGACCCTGTTCGGCAACAAGCCCATGATCATGATCAGTGGAGTGGACCGCAGCCAGGAAATGATGCAGTGCCCGTCCTGCGTGAAGGCTTTCATGAAAAAATCGGCCGGCTATGAGAAAATCCTCAACACCGCGCTGAGTATTCGTCGTAAAGGCCGCATGGAAAACTACTGA
- a CDS encoding UDP-glucuronic acid decarboxylase family protein, whose amino-acid sequence MPLPTKGRVLIAGGAGFLGSHLCDRYIGRGWEVLCVDNFHTGNKANVRHLMSHPNFELVRHDIVEPYLAEVDLILNFACPASPVHYQSNPIKTMKTSVLGTMNLLGLAKRVGARLTHASTSEVYGDPIQHPQTEAYWGNVNPIGVRSCYDEGKRAAETLCYDYNRMHDVDVRLVRIFNTYGPRMAPDDGRVVSNFIVQALQGDDITIYGDGSQTRSFCYCDDLLDGIIALTDQDETLGPINIGNANEFTVAELAERVIRLTGSRSRIVRKPLPSDDPKVRRPDLSLAQKHLNYQPKIELEEGLKKTIDYFRTVLAQR is encoded by the coding sequence ATGCCATTGCCGACAAAGGGTCGCGTTCTTATTGCAGGAGGCGCCGGCTTTCTTGGGAGTCATCTCTGCGATAGATATATTGGCAGGGGCTGGGAAGTTCTCTGCGTTGATAATTTCCATACGGGAAACAAGGCCAACGTTCGTCATCTGATGTCGCACCCGAACTTTGAGCTTGTGCGTCACGATATCGTCGAGCCCTATCTGGCTGAAGTGGATTTGATCCTTAATTTTGCCTGTCCTGCGAGTCCTGTGCACTACCAGAGCAATCCGATCAAGACCATGAAAACCTCGGTGCTCGGCACCATGAACCTGCTTGGCCTCGCCAAGCGTGTGGGCGCGCGCCTCACCCATGCCAGCACTTCCGAGGTTTACGGCGATCCCATTCAGCATCCGCAGACGGAGGCCTACTGGGGCAATGTGAATCCCATCGGTGTGCGCAGTTGCTATGACGAGGGCAAGCGCGCCGCGGAAACTCTTTGCTACGATTACAATCGCATGCATGACGTCGATGTGCGCCTCGTCCGTATCTTCAATACCTACGGACCCCGCATGGCGCCTGATGATGGCCGGGTCGTTTCGAATTTCATCGTGCAGGCCTTGCAAGGGGATGACATCACCATTTACGGCGATGGCTCGCAAACGCGCTCCTTCTGTTACTGCGACGATCTTTTGGATGGCATCATTGCGCTGACCGATCAGGATGAAACGCTTGGGCCCATTAACATTGGAAATGCCAACGAATTCACTGTCGCCGAACTCGCTGAACGCGTGATCCGTCTGACCGGCAGTCGTTCGCGGATTGTGCGGAAACCTCTGCCTTCGGATGATCCCAAGGTTCGTCGTCCCGATCTTTCCCTGGCGCAGAAACACCTGAATTACCAGCCTAAGATCGAACTCGAAGAAGGCCTCAAAAAGACCATCGACTATTTCCGCACTGTCCTCGCACAACGCTAA